In Haladaptatus paucihalophilus DX253, the following proteins share a genomic window:
- a CDS encoding aldo/keto reductase: protein METRPLGETGHESSILTFGTIALDFLDQPEANRMVEDVLDAGVNHFDVAPTYGDAELKLAPKLAEHRDEIFLGCKTQERTYYGAWGELHRSLDRLDTDYIDLYQFHALTRYDELDTVTGDYSPEMAQGHDEGALAAFKEAQEEGIIGHIGLTSHGDPSVIRTAIKRIPELETVMFPLNYTLDAKEGPEYDYRSVLDLAQERGLGTLCIKAFAEEPWPEDLPRDERPYETWYRPYDTPDEIETCLRYALSQGMTSIPSAGDPQLVPMILDAARNFEEMDAAEQERLRDAARDADSPVPSP from the coding sequence ATGGAAACTCGACCGCTCGGAGAAACTGGCCACGAGAGTTCGATTCTCACGTTCGGCACCATCGCTCTCGACTTCCTCGACCAACCGGAAGCGAATCGGATGGTCGAGGACGTCCTCGATGCTGGCGTCAACCACTTCGACGTCGCGCCGACGTACGGCGACGCCGAGTTGAAACTCGCGCCGAAGCTCGCCGAACACCGCGATGAGATATTCTTGGGCTGTAAAACCCAAGAGCGCACCTACTACGGCGCGTGGGGCGAACTCCACCGCTCGCTCGACCGACTCGACACCGACTACATCGACCTCTATCAGTTCCACGCGCTCACCCGGTACGACGAACTCGACACCGTTACCGGCGACTACAGTCCCGAGATGGCCCAAGGCCACGACGAGGGGGCGCTCGCTGCGTTCAAGGAGGCGCAAGAGGAGGGAATCATCGGTCACATCGGTCTCACGAGCCACGGGGACCCGAGCGTGATTCGGACCGCGATAAAACGAATTCCCGAACTGGAGACGGTGATGTTCCCGCTCAACTACACGCTCGACGCGAAGGAAGGCCCGGAGTACGATTATCGGTCGGTGTTGGACCTCGCCCAGGAACGCGGCCTCGGAACGCTGTGTATCAAAGCCTTCGCCGAGGAGCCGTGGCCGGAGGACCTCCCTAGAGACGAACGACCGTACGAAACGTGGTACCGACCGTACGACACTCCCGACGAAATCGAAACGTGTCTGCGCTACGCGCTCTCGCAAGGGATGACTTCGATACCGAGCGCGGGAGACCCGCAACTCGTCCCGATGATACTGGACGCCGCACGGAATTTCGAGGAGATGGACGCCGCCGAACAGGAGCGGCTTCGTGACGCCGCACGGGACGCCGACTCTCCCGTCCCGAGTCCGTGA